Proteins encoded by one window of Bufo gargarizans isolate SCDJY-AF-19 unplaced genomic scaffold, ASM1485885v1 original_scaffold_2125_pilon, whole genome shotgun sequence:
- the LOC122923993 gene encoding uncharacterized protein LOC122923993, with product MTQFLAKSGWNPRKGLESALRACQDKLLDIFGPLAKIFDLAEVAKVEGKLVDPLELREWVQRAICVAGNVNTSLAIERRKAILFKVEPKLSNLALTEAGKEAQGLLFGESFIKDLGRFVGAFTALDKAQSSMKRVFQGRVSTRAGSFRGRLSGRAHFQSRATGRGSFSQRPAFQEQRRESSSFFPSRGGSWRPRGYRGNPGSRRPYG from the coding sequence atgacccaattcctcGCCAAATCTGGGTGGAATCCGAGAAAGGGTCTGGAGTCAGCCCTGCGTGcgtgtcaggacaagctcctggacatatttggcccACTGGCAAAGATTTTCGACTTGGCCGAGGTTGCCAAGGTCGAGGGTAAGCTGGTAGACCCTCTAGAGCTGCGCGAGTGGGTGCAGCGCGCGATTTGCGTAGCAGGAAACGTTAACACGTCCCTGGCTATTGAACGGCGCAAGGCCATACTTTTCAAGGTTGAGCCTAAACTCTCCAACTTGGCGCTTACCGAAGCCGGTAAGGAGGCTCAGGGCCTGCTGTTTGGCGAGTCCTTTATTAAAGACTTAGGACGGTTCGTCGGTGCTTTTACAGCACTTGATAAGGCCCAAAGTTCAATGAAGCGGGTGTTTCAaggtagggtctctaccagggccggcagtttcaggggccgtctgtccggccgtgcccatttTCAGTCCCGTgctacgggcagaggctccttctcccagagacCTGCGTTCCAGGAGCAGAGGCGAGAGTCATCATCCTTTTTCCCTTCCCGGGGAGGATCCTGGAGGCCTAGAGGATACAGAGGAAACCCTGGTTCCAGACGACCTTACG